A genomic stretch from Desulfovibrio sp. Huiquan2017 includes:
- a CDS encoding biotin carboxylase N-terminal domain-containing protein produces the protein MQNRDIDRHKVLIANRGEIAIRVMGACARLGLDFVCVCTAADKESGHVRLARELAGDGAVYTITSYLDANEIFSVADASGATAVHPGYGFFAEDFRFARRVVRRDRPMAFIGPSWWVIRDLGDKINTKRIARSLDVPTVPGSDRPVYSEIEADEIASSLFEFQASQGIVDGVIMVKASAGGGGMGIEEVGDFNEFRSVFRRIRNYAKRNFGDEGVLIEQRIFDFNHLEVQVVSGRGGQQHVHFGTRNCSVQSTGKQKRIEVAPGFAPDVVSYTFDAARVLSEITDHSLAMARETHYDNVGTWEWIITPRGEPFLMEVNTRIQVENGVSAVISRVHGEPVDIITEQIRLALGEPLRYTQEDISFEGVGIEYRLVAENTADRFTPCAGTITRLAWPEREWLHVHTHVPTDRPYEIPMEYDPNLALAIVWGADLAEAKSRGLEFLDNLVLEGHGAGSNEFYSNIEYLKAKTGRLLEF, from the coding sequence GTGCAGAACAGGGACATCGACCGTCACAAGGTCCTCATCGCCAACCGAGGCGAGATCGCCATCCGGGTCATGGGTGCGTGCGCGCGCCTGGGCCTTGATTTCGTCTGCGTGTGTACAGCCGCCGACAAGGAATCCGGCCATGTTCGTCTGGCCCGCGAGCTGGCCGGGGATGGCGCGGTCTATACCATCACGTCCTATCTGGACGCCAACGAGATATTTTCCGTGGCGGACGCCAGCGGCGCCACGGCCGTGCATCCCGGCTACGGTTTTTTCGCCGAGGACTTTCGCTTCGCCCGGCGCGTGGTCCGACGGGACCGCCCCATGGCTTTTATCGGACCCAGTTGGTGGGTCATCCGCGACCTGGGCGACAAGATCAACACCAAGCGTATCGCACGGTCCCTGGACGTACCCACCGTGCCCGGCTCGGACCGGCCCGTGTACAGTGAGATCGAGGCCGACGAGATCGCCTCCTCCCTGTTTGAATTTCAGGCCAGCCAGGGCATCGTGGACGGGGTGATTATGGTCAAGGCCTCGGCCGGCGGCGGCGGCATGGGGATCGAGGAAGTGGGCGACTTCAACGAGTTCCGCTCGGTCTTCCGGCGCATCCGCAACTACGCCAAACGCAATTTTGGAGACGAGGGCGTGCTCATTGAGCAGCGCATCTTCGACTTCAACCACCTGGAGGTCCAGGTCGTTTCCGGGCGGGGAGGGCAGCAGCACGTCCATTTCGGCACGCGCAACTGCTCGGTCCAGTCCACGGGCAAGCAGAAACGTATCGAGGTCGCACCCGGGTTCGCTCCGGACGTGGTCTCCTACACCTTCGACGCTGCCCGGGTTTTGTCCGAGATCACCGACCATTCCCTGGCCATGGCCCGCGAGACCCACTACGACAACGTGGGCACCTGGGAGTGGATCATCACCCCGCGCGGCGAGCCATTCCTGATGGAGGTCAATACCCGCATCCAGGTGGAGAACGGCGTCTCCGCGGTCATTTCCCGGGTCCATGGGGAGCCGGTGGACATTATCACCGAACAGATCCGGTTGGCCCTGGGCGAACCGCTGCGCTACACCCAGGAGGACATTTCCTTTGAGGGCGTGGGCATCGAGTATCGTCTGGTGGCCGAAAACACGGCTGATCGGTTCACGCCGTGCGCCGGGACCATCACCCGGTTGGCCTGGCCGGAGCGCGAGTGGCTGCACGTCCATACCCACGTCCCCACGGACCGGCCCTACGAGATCCCCATGGAATACGATCCGAATCTGGCCCTGGCCATTGTCTGGGGCGCGGACCTGGCCGAGGCCAAGTCGCGCGGGCTGGAGTTTCTGGACAATCTGGTCCTGGAGGGGCACGGTGCCGGTTCCAATGAATTTTACAGCAACATCGAGTACCTGAAGGCCAAGACCGGCAGGCTCCTGGAGTTCTGA
- a CDS encoding PilZ domain-containing protein codes for MDFNIQLPDDEERLRKAFRTKVPGLTARFSELGVAFDVADLSATGFAVIDKGGRFTEKSGYDLELLIKNKLFISGIKAMCIRVRGNGLVGLNFVELERQKQIKLDKLVLEVQKRLIALRKKKREQG; via the coding sequence ATGGATTTCAATATACAGTTGCCGGATGACGAGGAACGCCTGCGCAAGGCTTTTCGTACCAAGGTCCCAGGGTTGACCGCCCGGTTTTCCGAGCTGGGCGTGGCCTTTGACGTGGCCGACCTGAGCGCCACCGGCTTTGCCGTCATCGACAAGGGCGGGCGGTTCACCGAAAAGAGCGGCTACGACCTGGAGTTGCTGATCAAAAACAAGTTGTTCATCAGCGGAATCAAGGCCATGTGCATCCGCGTGCGGGGCAACGGCCTCGTGGGCTTGAATTTCGTGGAGCTGGAACGGCAGAAGCAGATCAAGCTCGATAAACTGGTGCTCGAAGTACAGAAGAGACTCATCGCTCTGCGCAAGAAAAAGCGCGAGCAAGGCTGA
- a CDS encoding flagellar motor protein MotB gives MSAEYDDELLLDFTEDDDEGTEWLTTFADLSMLLLVFFVLLYSMSTLDNKKFSETFSSVTMALQGKMNKISTSRITREEAGVLLDQAMMRRQIIESQRKVFAEVKTLQTKKGVEGLVSANFEDGVITLRVPGDVMFPSGQVELSPKGAQLVAELKDFFIKHKDQNIKILGYTDNVRPSGNGRFKDNWEVSAMRAVNVLRELLKMGLESTRLTATGLAYLNPLYPNTSAEYRAKNRRVEFVLEKRVSGD, from the coding sequence ATGAGTGCCGAATACGATGACGAACTGCTCCTCGACTTTACCGAGGACGATGATGAAGGTACGGAGTGGTTGACGACCTTCGCCGATCTTTCCATGCTGCTCCTGGTCTTTTTCGTGTTGCTTTATTCCATGTCCACCCTGGACAATAAAAAGTTCTCCGAGACCTTTTCCTCGGTGACCATGGCCCTTCAGGGCAAGATGAACAAGATTTCCACCAGCCGGATCACCCGGGAGGAAGCCGGGGTGCTTTTGGATCAGGCCATGATGCGCCGCCAGATCATCGAGTCCCAGCGAAAGGTCTTCGCCGAGGTCAAGACCTTGCAGACCAAGAAGGGCGTGGAAGGGCTGGTGTCCGCCAATTTCGAAGACGGGGTCATCACCCTGCGCGTGCCCGGCGACGTCATGTTTCCGTCCGGGCAGGTGGAACTTTCGCCCAAGGGGGCACAACTGGTGGCCGAGCTCAAGGACTTTTTCATCAAGCACAAGGATCAGAACATCAAGATCCTCGGCTACACGGACAACGTCCGGCCCAGCGGCAATGGACGCTTCAAGGACAATTGGGAGGTCTCGGCCATGCGCGCGGTCAACGTCCTGCGCGAACTGCTCAAGATGGGCCTGGAATCCACCCGGTTGACAGCCACGGGATTGGCCTACCTCAATCCGCTCTATCCTAACACTTCGGCGGAGTACCGGGCCAAGAACCGGCGGGTGGAATTCGTCCTGGAAAAGCGGGTGTCCGGCGACTAG
- a CDS encoding MotA/TolQ/ExbB proton channel family protein, which yields MDIVTLLGLAVGLSLIIGAIIIGGAVDVFINVPGMMIVIGGTLASILVAFPFEEIIQSFKAAFKMFSGRKSRVRDVVNIMVKVAEISRREGLVALEHVQTENMVLKKSCQLIADNADPALIRTTLSIEINSMRRRHQVAQDVFKRLASLAPSFGMMGTLIGLVQMLSQLSDPKSIGPAMAVALLTTFYGSAMSTLFFIPIGAKLKARTLQEQLHLEVIFEGAKSILENNNPRLVYEKLSSFLSPAERETQR from the coding sequence ATGGACATCGTGACGTTATTGGGGCTCGCCGTAGGCTTGTCGCTCATCATCGGAGCCATCATCATCGGTGGGGCTGTTGATGTTTTTATCAATGTTCCCGGAATGATGATTGTTATCGGCGGGACCTTGGCCTCCATCCTGGTGGCCTTTCCATTCGAGGAGATCATACAGTCCTTCAAGGCTGCGTTCAAGATGTTCAGCGGCCGTAAAAGCCGGGTCCGTGATGTGGTCAACATCATGGTCAAGGTGGCCGAGATCAGCCGCCGCGAGGGACTCGTCGCCCTGGAGCACGTCCAGACCGAGAACATGGTCCTCAAGAAGTCCTGCCAGCTCATTGCGGACAATGCGGATCCCGCGCTCATCCGTACGACCCTGTCCATCGAGATCAACTCCATGCGCCGCCGCCACCAGGTGGCCCAGGACGTGTTCAAACGGCTGGCGAGCCTGGCGCCGTCCTTCGGAATGATGGGCACGCTCATCGGCCTGGTTCAGATGCTTTCCCAGTTGAGCGATCCCAAGTCCATCGGTCCGGCCATGGCCGTGGCCCTGCTGACCACCTTTTACGGCTCGGCCATGTCCACGCTCTTTTTCATTCCCATCGGGGCCAAGCTCAAGGCCCGCACCCTGCAGGAGCAACTGCACCTGGAAGTCATCTTCGAGGGGGCCAAGTCCATCCTCGAAAACAATAATCCCCGCCTGGTCTATGAGAAGTTGTCCTCCTTCCTGTCACCGGCGGAACGCGAGACCCAGCGATGA
- a CDS encoding purine-nucleoside phosphorylase yields MEYHRKIQHSAAYIHEKLGKIQAGTVAFVTGTGLGPLTEAIANPVIVPYGDIPHFPVSSVKSHAGRLISGTIEGTPVLALDGRFHLYEGFTPQEVTHNIRVLGELGVGTLVLTNAVGALNPSFEVGCPMLIEDHINLTGQSPLRGGNVDAWGDRFPDMCAVYDPALRELAVDKALQLGVRLERGVFMQVMGPNMETPAETRMYRIMGADAIGMSTCMEAIAAHHMGIRILGLSCLTNKNLPDCMEEAPLDRVIAQAEKSSAAMVKLLRAILKEIPQPAE; encoded by the coding sequence ATGGAATACCATAGGAAGATACAGCATTCTGCCGCATACATACATGAAAAGCTAGGCAAAATTCAAGCTGGAACCGTGGCCTTTGTCACAGGGACCGGGCTGGGTCCTTTGACCGAGGCCATCGCGAACCCGGTCATCGTCCCCTATGGCGACATTCCCCATTTCCCGGTTTCCTCGGTGAAAAGCCATGCGGGACGCCTCATTTCCGGCACCATCGAAGGCACCCCCGTACTCGCCCTGGACGGCCGGTTCCACCTCTACGAGGGATTCACTCCGCAGGAGGTCACGCATAATATCCGGGTGCTCGGCGAATTGGGCGTCGGGACTCTGGTCCTGACCAACGCGGTGGGCGCGCTCAATCCCTCCTTTGAAGTAGGCTGTCCCATGCTCATCGAAGACCACATCAACCTGACCGGCCAAAGCCCCCTGCGCGGCGGCAACGTGGACGCCTGGGGCGACCGTTTCCCGGACATGTGCGCGGTCTACGATCCGGCCCTGCGCGAACTCGCCGTGGACAAGGCCCTGCAACTGGGCGTCCGCCTGGAACGAGGCGTGTTCATGCAGGTCATGGGCCCGAACATGGAGACCCCGGCCGAAACCCGCATGTACCGAATCATGGGCGCCGACGCCATCGGCATGTCCACCTGCATGGAGGCCATCGCCGCCCACCACATGGGCATCCGCATCCTCGGCCTATCCTGCCTGACCAACAAGAATCTGCCGGACTGCATGGAGGAGGCCCCCCTGGACAGGGTCATCGCCCAGGCGGAGAAATCCTCCGCCGCCATGGTCAAACTTCTGCGGGCCATCCTAAAGGAAATCCCCCAACCTGCCGAATAA
- a CDS encoding FlgO family outer membrane protein, which translates to MATLLFLTAGCGNRMWQDTKGVTTGTFNYVFDTTPTAQPYHDTASVPIIELNYRAADTLYANVASHELSPDAAIFITPFTNENDPGDTSVFGRTMTDQIADRLVQRGVHVNAGTPNVTDFTYAVGVTGEDYGKAAGLAGSSRQLPPRSAKLVGSYVIADQYVYMTARVVRLVDSIVVSAHNWTLPITASVRQMLPQLSAQDQGLTPTVKTSFND; encoded by the coding sequence ATGGCAACTCTTCTGTTCCTCACGGCGGGGTGCGGCAACCGTATGTGGCAGGACACCAAAGGCGTCACGACGGGAACCTTCAACTATGTGTTCGACACCACGCCCACGGCCCAGCCCTACCACGACACCGCGTCCGTCCCAATCATCGAGCTCAACTACCGGGCCGCCGATACCCTCTACGCCAACGTGGCCAGCCACGAACTGAGCCCCGACGCCGCCATATTCATCACCCCCTTCACCAATGAGAACGACCCCGGCGACACGTCGGTTTTCGGCCGGACCATGACCGATCAAATCGCTGACCGCCTGGTCCAGCGCGGCGTACACGTCAACGCGGGGACACCCAACGTCACGGACTTCACCTACGCCGTCGGCGTCACGGGCGAGGATTACGGCAAGGCCGCCGGATTGGCCGGCTCCTCCCGCCAACTGCCGCCCCGGTCCGCCAAACTGGTCGGCTCCTACGTCATCGCCGACCAGTACGTCTACATGACCGCCCGGGTCGTCCGCCTGGTGGATTCCATCGTTGTCTCGGCCCATAACTGGACCTTGCCCATCACCGCCAGCGTGCGCCAGATGCTCCCGCAGCTCTCGGCCCAGGACCAGGGCCTCACCCCCACAGTCAAAACCTCGTTTAACGACTAG
- a CDS encoding 2-oxoacid:acceptor oxidoreductase family protein — translation MKAQQELDRFEIRFSGLGGQGIITLGKIMGQGLALGHGYNVTQTQSYGPEARGGSSKCDLVISSSRISYPKAESLDLLVALSQEACNAYFPYLKKGGILVIESDLVKQPPTNQYIGLPFTRLAKDKIGVVQAMNTVVLGALSFLLPFINQAAMRKSMESVLPPKIRPSNTKAFNLGHRLAKKEWGEDASEVWRVEEYGEID, via the coding sequence ATGAAGGCGCAACAGGAACTCGACCGTTTTGAAATCCGTTTCTCCGGCCTCGGCGGCCAGGGGATCATCACCCTGGGCAAGATCATGGGCCAGGGCCTGGCGCTGGGCCACGGCTACAACGTCACCCAGACCCAGAGCTACGGGCCCGAGGCGCGTGGCGGCTCCAGCAAATGCGACCTGGTCATCAGCTCCAGCCGGATCAGTTATCCCAAGGCAGAATCCCTGGACCTGCTCGTGGCCCTGTCCCAGGAGGCGTGCAACGCCTACTTCCCGTATCTCAAGAAGGGCGGCATCCTGGTCATCGAATCCGACCTGGTCAAACAGCCGCCCACCAACCAGTATATCGGGTTGCCCTTCACCCGCCTGGCCAAGGACAAGATCGGCGTGGTTCAGGCTATGAACACCGTGGTTCTCGGCGCGCTGTCCTTCCTCCTGCCCTTCATCAATCAGGCCGCCATGCGCAAGAGCATGGAATCCGTGCTCCCGCCCAAGATTCGCCCCTCGAATACCAAGGCCTTCAACCTCGGGCATCGGCTGGCCAAGAAGGAATGGGGCGAGGATGCCAGCGAAGTCTGGCGCGTTGAGGAATATGGAGAAATCGACTGA
- a CDS encoding 2-oxoacid:ferredoxin oxidoreductase subunit beta produces MSNITGNEIIHQYLRHNKKFPHVLCAGCGHGIVLGTLIRSIHSLGIPKDDVVVVAGIGCSGRLAVYVDFNTVHTTHGRALSFATGIKMSNSHLHVIALMGDGDALSIGGNHLIHAARRNIGVTAMILNNSIYGMTGGQSSPATPEGSTTMTNPYGQLDHSFDIVELARGAGANYVARGTVFHVNQLEKIMVEALERPGFSLVEAVTPCHTQFGRKNKYKTPVDMYKWLKSTAIPLERYNELPEDKRAGRMPIGVFVDRGRPGYEERYYAMQENFLKQAAKGAGR; encoded by the coding sequence ATGAGCAACATCACCGGAAACGAAATCATTCACCAGTATCTGAGGCATAATAAGAAGTTCCCGCACGTCCTCTGCGCGGGTTGCGGCCACGGCATCGTGCTCGGCACCTTGATCCGTTCCATCCATTCGCTGGGTATTCCCAAGGATGACGTTGTCGTGGTGGCGGGCATCGGCTGCTCGGGGCGGCTGGCCGTATACGTGGACTTCAACACCGTGCACACCACCCATGGGCGCGCATTGAGCTTCGCCACGGGCATCAAGATGTCCAATTCGCATCTTCATGTTATCGCCCTTATGGGCGACGGTGACGCCCTGTCCATCGGCGGCAATCACCTGATCCACGCCGCCCGGCGCAATATCGGCGTCACGGCCATGATCCTGAACAACAGCATCTACGGCATGACCGGCGGGCAAAGTTCCCCGGCCACGCCCGAAGGGTCCACCACCATGACCAATCCCTACGGCCAGTTGGACCACAGCTTCGATATCGTGGAGTTGGCCAGGGGCGCGGGGGCCAATTACGTGGCCCGCGGCACGGTCTTCCATGTCAATCAACTGGAAAAGATCATGGTCGAGGCCTTGGAACGGCCCGGATTCAGCCTGGTGGAGGCCGTCACGCCCTGCCATACCCAGTTCGGCCGCAAGAACAAGTACAAGACCCCGGTGGATATGTACAAATGGCTCAAGTCCACGGCCATCCCCCTGGAGCGCTACAACGAATTGCCCGAGGACAAGCGTGCGGGCCGCATGCCTATCGGCGTGTTCGTGGACCGGGGGCGGCCCGGTTACGAGGAGCGTTACTACGCCATGCAGGAGAACTTCCTCAAGCAGGCCGCAAAGGGGGCAGGTAGATGA
- a CDS encoding 2-oxoacid:acceptor oxidoreductase subunit alpha, translating to MPRPRKRTEIFALGNEAVVEGALLAGCSFFGGYPITPSSEIMEIMAARLPRLEGGVFMQMEDEIASMGAVIGASLSGRKAMTATSGPGFSLMQENLGYAVMAETPMVLVNVMRGGPSTGLPTSPAQGDVQQARWGTHGDHPIIVLSASNVQECLDMTITAFNMAEKYRTPVILLLDEVTSHTREKIEIPNEGEYEVFSRTVPSMPPEWYKPYEETVRGVPPMPPLGSGYRFHVTGLTHDRNGFPTQRPEEVVELMERIHRKIDQFFYDIQIVEEIMTEDCDVCVIAYGSVARSAELAVQQARSHGVKAGLLKLMTLFPYPRRQTEKILAHAKTLVVPEMNMGQMSREVKRVNMGHAAVRTINRVDGQIVTPSEIFKVIMQG from the coding sequence ATGCCCAGACCAAGGAAACGCACCGAGATATTCGCGTTGGGCAACGAAGCCGTTGTCGAAGGCGCGCTGTTGGCCGGATGCTCGTTTTTCGGCGGGTATCCCATCACCCCGTCCTCGGAGATCATGGAGATCATGGCCGCCCGCCTGCCCCGGTTGGAGGGCGGCGTATTCATGCAGATGGAGGACGAAATCGCCAGCATGGGCGCGGTCATCGGGGCCTCCCTTTCCGGGCGCAAGGCCATGACCGCCACTTCCGGTCCCGGCTTCTCGCTCATGCAGGAGAACCTGGGCTACGCCGTTATGGCCGAGACCCCGATGGTCCTGGTCAACGTCATGCGGGGCGGGCCGTCCACCGGGCTGCCCACCAGTCCGGCCCAGGGGGATGTGCAGCAGGCGAGATGGGGCACCCACGGCGACCATCCCATCATCGTTTTGTCCGCCTCCAACGTGCAGGAGTGCCTGGACATGACCATCACGGCCTTCAACATGGCCGAGAAATACCGCACGCCGGTCATCCTGCTCCTGGACGAAGTCACCTCCCATACCCGCGAGAAGATCGAGATTCCCAACGAGGGCGAGTACGAGGTCTTTTCGCGCACCGTGCCGTCCATGCCGCCCGAGTGGTACAAGCCCTACGAGGAGACCGTGCGCGGCGTGCCGCCCATGCCGCCCCTCGGCTCAGGCTACCGCTTTCACGTCACTGGCCTGACGCACGACCGTAACGGGTTTCCCACCCAGCGGCCCGAGGAGGTTGTGGAACTGATGGAGCGTATTCATCGCAAGATCGATCAATTTTTCTACGACATCCAGATCGTCGAAGAGATCATGACCGAGGACTGCGACGTCTGCGTCATTGCCTACGGATCGGTGGCCCGTTCGGCCGAACTGGCCGTTCAGCAGGCCCGGAGCCACGGGGTCAAGGCCGGGCTGCTCAAGCTCATGACCCTGTTCCCGTATCCCCGCAGGCAGACGGAAAAGATCCTGGCCCACGCCAAGACCCTGGTGGTCCCGGAAATGAACATGGGCCAGATGTCCCGCGAGGTGAAGCGCGTCAATATGGGCCATGCGGCGGTCAGGACGATCAACCGCGTGGACGGCCAGATCGTCACGCCTTCGGAAATCTTCAAGGTCATCATGCAGGGGTAG
- a CDS encoding 4Fe-4S dicluster domain-containing protein produces MSRKNKGRNKVTVYPDWCKGCGICVEFCPGKVLGLSLEGKAVVEREEDCIRCGFCELHCPDFAIVVSDKEPMENGLSEKDAEAVPPKKKPAGKGA; encoded by the coding sequence ATGTCCCGTAAGAACAAAGGCAGGAACAAAGTGACCGTCTACCCGGATTGGTGCAAAGGCTGCGGCATTTGCGTCGAATTTTGTCCGGGCAAGGTCCTCGGCCTGAGCCTGGAAGGCAAGGCCGTGGTAGAGCGCGAGGAAGACTGTATACGGTGCGGATTCTGCGAACTGCATTGTCCGGATTTCGCCATCGTGGTCAGCGACAAGGAACCCATGGAAAACGGGCTGTCCGAAAAGGACGCCGAAGCCGTGCCGCCAAAGAAGAAACCGGCCGGGAAGGGGGCTTGA
- a CDS encoding precorrin-8X methylmutase — MTGITFQSFQKPEDIEAESFRIIDSEVPEPRPFQGPQWAIVRRMIHTTADFEMLSLVRFHEKAVENGLNALKNGAVIVTDTEMARRGMPVRRLDPLGCAVHCLMNDPRVMARAKAEGITRAKAAVDVAVAELKPDIWVIGNAPTALIRLVEHADNGAAIPALVVGMPVGFVNAAESKALLMSRDIPYISVEGRKGGSALAASVINALAVLAA, encoded by the coding sequence TTGACTGGAATAACCTTTCAAAGTTTTCAAAAACCCGAGGACATCGAAGCGGAATCCTTTCGGATCATCGATTCCGAGGTGCCTGAACCGCGTCCCTTTCAGGGGCCGCAATGGGCGATCGTCCGCCGCATGATCCACACCACGGCGGATTTTGAGATGCTTTCCTTGGTTCGCTTTCATGAAAAGGCCGTGGAAAACGGACTCAATGCCCTGAAAAACGGGGCCGTGATCGTCACCGATACGGAGATGGCCCGGCGCGGCATGCCCGTGCGCAGGCTCGATCCGCTTGGCTGCGCCGTGCACTGCCTGATGAACGACCCGCGTGTTATGGCGCGGGCCAAAGCCGAGGGCATTACCCGGGCCAAGGCCGCCGTGGACGTGGCCGTGGCCGAACTGAAGCCGGATATTTGGGTGATCGGCAACGCGCCCACCGCGCTTATCCGGCTGGTGGAGCACGCGGACAACGGCGCCGCAATCCCCGCGCTCGTCGTGGGCATGCCCGTGGGATTCGTGAACGCGGCCGAGTCCAAGGCGCTGCTCATGAGCAGGGACATCCCCTATATCTCCGTGGAAGGGCGCAAGGGTGGCAGCGCGTTGGCCGCCTCGGTGATCAACGCGCTGGCCGTGCTCGCCGCCTGA
- a CDS encoding amino acid ABC transporter permease: MHWDIAFSNLDYFLYGTTSFDWRFPFIHNPEGLVASVILAFFGIFGAFWIGLAAGLMRMSRRWWVKIPAVCYIEVIRGMPLLLLIFWFYYLAPVITGQTMPAFSTTMFCFMVFTGAYVGEIVRAGVKALPMGQMEAARSTGLSHAQAMKLIILPQALRNMIPSFVNQFVSLTKDTSLAAILGVIELTRTGIQVDNRETVASFEIWITIACLYFLICFILTSYSRRLEAQLSRYQARDR; the protein is encoded by the coding sequence ATGCATTGGGATATCGCATTTAGCAATCTGGACTATTTCCTCTACGGGACCACCTCTTTCGACTGGCGCTTCCCCTTCATTCACAATCCGGAAGGGTTGGTGGCCAGCGTCATCCTGGCCTTCTTCGGCATCTTCGGCGCCTTCTGGATCGGCCTGGCCGCCGGCCTTATGCGCATGTCGCGGCGCTGGTGGGTGAAGATTCCCGCAGTCTGCTACATCGAAGTCATTCGCGGCATGCCGCTTCTGCTGCTCATATTCTGGTTCTACTACCTGGCCCCGGTCATCACCGGGCAGACCATGCCCGCCTTTTCCACGACTATGTTCTGTTTCATGGTCTTCACCGGGGCCTATGTGGGCGAAATCGTCCGCGCGGGCGTCAAGGCGTTGCCCATGGGCCAGATGGAGGCCGCCCGGTCCACCGGACTGTCCCACGCGCAGGCCATGAAGCTGATCATTCTGCCCCAGGCTCTGCGCAACATGATCCCGTCCTTCGTCAACCAATTCGTTTCCCTGACCAAGGACACGTCCCTGGCCGCCATCCTCGGCGTCATCGAACTGACCCGCACCGGTATCCAGGTGGACAACCGTGAGACCGTCGCATCCTTCGAGATTTGGATCACCATCGCCTGTCTGTATTTTCTGATCTGCTTCATCTTGACCTCCTACAGCCGCCGTCTGGAGGCCCAATTGTCCCGCTACCAGGCGCGGGATCGTTAG
- a CDS encoding amino acid ABC transporter permease, which yields MDYTFHWARMFSGEPAQWMWDGFCTTIQISTISLVCAMILGVIICILRMTPFKLFKWFSLAYTEFFRNTPLLVQIFFWYNASHFVIPKAINDWMNDLYSWIPGPFTLFGHHFVGEWMLLNVEFIMGVIALTVYTSAFIAEEIRAGIFSIPKNQLEASRAVGLSFLQGYRYVILPQALRIVIPPLISQALNLIKNSSLVMVLGVTDLMYQATQIESYHAMPFEAFTVALLIYLAISLVVSFCITMYNKHFMIQVMY from the coding sequence TTGGATTATACGTTTCATTGGGCCAGGATGTTTTCGGGCGAACCCGCACAGTGGATGTGGGACGGGTTCTGCACCACTATACAGATTTCGACGATCTCCCTTGTTTGCGCCATGATTCTGGGCGTCATTATTTGCATCCTGCGCATGACTCCGTTCAAGCTCTTCAAATGGTTCAGCCTCGCCTACACCGAGTTCTTCCGCAACACGCCGCTGCTCGTGCAGATCTTCTTCTGGTACAATGCTTCCCATTTCGTCATCCCCAAAGCCATCAACGACTGGATGAACGACCTCTACTCCTGGATTCCCGGCCCGTTCACCCTTTTCGGCCATCATTTCGTGGGCGAGTGGATGCTGCTCAACGTCGAATTTATCATGGGGGTCATCGCCCTGACCGTGTACACCTCGGCTTTCATCGCCGAGGAAATTAGGGCGGGCATCTTTTCCATCCCCAAGAACCAGCTTGAGGCGTCCCGCGCCGTGGGGCTCTCCTTCCTTCAGGGATACCGCTACGTGATCCTGCCCCAAGCCCTGCGCATCGTCATTCCGCCGCTCATTTCCCAGGCGTTGAACCTGATCAAGAACTCGTCCCTGGTCATGGTCCTGGGCGTCACCGACCTCATGTACCAGGCCACCCAGATCGAGTCCTACCACGCCATGCCCTTCGAAGCCTTCACCGTTGCCCTGTTGATCTACCTGGCGATCTCCCTGGTCGTCTCGTTCTGCATCACCATGTACAACAAGCACTTCATGATTCAGGTCATGTATTAG